A window of the Zeugodacus cucurbitae isolate PBARC_wt_2022May chromosome 2, idZeuCucr1.2, whole genome shotgun sequence genome harbors these coding sequences:
- the Vha36-3 gene encoding V-type proton ATPase subunit D 2, giving the protein MSKDRINIFPSRANLVLMKQRIVAATRGLNMLKRRRDALEMKLREMVSDLDAAREVVDKVMADALFSMAKANFLDADLRACELMQINRADIYLRIKNAKVAGLLLPQFQLFVDSPASFPFTGLSRGGEQVEIVREHFQDAVRTLVSLASLEYSVHTLRDGVRQNNMRVNGLEYVVLPRFQNTVNYIRDELEEYEREDFYRLKRSQAKQRKRKEKFALLLKMKNLTAEQLAEFEALEKQQPTTIPSHGIVEDFDAKKFQSGNEMAPIKEENEEDQLL; this is encoded by the coding sequence ATGTCGAAGGACCGCATCAATATCTTCCCTTCGCGCGCCAATCTTGTGCTCATGAAACAGCGCATTGTAGCGGCAACAAGAGGCCTGAACATGCTTAAGCGAAGACGCGATGCGCTCGAAATGAAACTGCGCGAAATGGTATCCGATTTGGATGCAGCGCGAGAGGTGGTGGATAAGGTGATGGCCGATGCGTTATTTTCAATGGCCAAAGCGAATTTCCTCGACGCCGACTTGCGCGCCTGCGAACTAATGCAAATTAATAGAGCTGACATTTACTTGCGCATAAAGAATGCCAAAGTAGCGGGCTTACTGCTGCCACAATTCCAGTTGTTCGTCGATAGTCCGGCTAGTTTCCCGTTCACCGGCTTGTCGCGTGGCGGCGAACAAGTCGAAATCGTGCGTGAGCACTTTCAAGATGCCGTACGTACATTGGTCTCACTCGCCTCGCTCGAGTACTCAGTGCATACGCTGCGCGATGGTGTACGTCAAAATAATATGCGTGTCAATGGCTTGGAATATGTGGTGTTGCCGCGTTTTCAAAATACAGTCAACTATATACGCGATGAACTGGAGGAATATGAACGTGAAGATTTCTATCGTTTGAAGCGTTCGCAAGCTAAACAACGCAAGCGGAAAGAGAAGTTTGCACTGCTGCTGAAGATGAAAAATTTGACCGCCGAACAATTGGCTGAATTCGAAGCGTTGGAAAAACAGCAGCCGACAACGATCCCGTCACATGGTATAGTGGAAGATTTTGATGCGAAGAAATTCCAATCTGGTAATGAGATGGCACCTATAAAAGAGGAGAATGAGGAAGATCAATTGTTATAA
- the LOC105219047 gene encoding carbonic anhydrase 2-like has product MYKTLVIVLAVFCILFLHRTVNGSEFDYEHQSKWYDDFKQCSFNRQSPIELNSNEAVISYDILPLKFIHYDVPYKKAVRSENNGHTANIQLPTTRLDAAYIVGGPLQNQTTYIMESLHFHWGSNESHGSEHVLDSERYSMEMHLLHRNTKYATVEEAREHEDGLAVLAVLYVVNVTATADFVGLNEVINVLESISEFNRSTEIDNFLLSVLLGDMDVAEFYTYAGSLTTPPCSQAVTWVVFSHPITITSSQMKRFRRLSDGHGATLENNYRALQAKGNRKIFLRRKRKVLESTVQSPLYWELLNKLKPQAQTATVGAK; this is encoded by the exons ATGTACAAAACACTTGTGATTGTGTTAGCAGTTTTCTGCATACTATTTCTTCATAGAACAGTAAACG GCAGTGAATTCGACTACGAACATCAATCTAAATGGTACGATGACTTTAAGCAATGCAGCTTTAATCGACAATCGCCGATTGAACTAAATTCCAATGAG GCCGTTATATCATATGACATACTGCCGTTAAAATTCATACACTATGACGTACCCTACAAGAAGGCGGTGAGAAGTGAGAATAACGGACATACGGCGAATATACAGTTGCCAACGACGAGACTCGACGCAGCGTACATCGTTGGCGGTCCACTACAGAATCAAACGACTTACATAATGGAGAGTTTGCACTTCCATTGGGGCTCCAATGAGTCACACGGTTCCGAGCATGTGCTCGACAGCGAACGCTACTCCATGGAGATGCATCTGCTGCATCGGAATACCAAGTATGCGACGGTGGAGGAGGCGCGCGAACACGAAGATGGCTTGGCTGTGCTGGCCGTGCTGTACGTGGTGAAT GTCACTGCCACAGCCGATTTTGTAGGCTTGAATGAGGTCATAAATGTTTTGGAGTCCATTTCCGAATTCAATCGCTCTActgaaattgacaattttctacTCTCCGTGCTGCTGGGCGACATGGATGTTGCGGAATTTTACACTTACGCTGGCTCACTCACCACACCACCCTGTTCGCAGGCCGTCACTTGGGTGGTTTTCTCGCATCCAATTACAATCACGTCCAGTCAAATGAAGCGTTTCCGCCGACTATCAGACGGCCATGGCGCTACCTTGGAGAACAATTATCGCGCACTGCAGGCGAAGGGTAATCGAAAAATCTTTCTGCGCCGCAAACGCAAAGTGCTGGAGTCCACAGTACAATCGCCGCTCTATTGGGAGCTGTTGAACAAACTGAAGCCACAGGCGCAGACAGCTACAGTTGGCGCAAAGTGA